In Panacibacter microcysteis, the genomic stretch ACCATCTATACCTTTTCATTACAATACCCCGGCTTTCTTTTTCCCGGTACATCGCAATACTCGTCAGAACCTGCACCGGCAGATTTGAACATAAAAGTTCGTATCAATTCCGTTAACCCGCTAAACTGGATAAGTGTAGGCAACGAGATCAAAGCGTTACAGCCAGATATTGTTATCGTGCGGTATTGGCTGCCGTTCATGGGGCCATCTTTAGGAACAATCCTCAGGAGGATAAAAAGAAACAAGCATACAAAGATCATCGCTATCGCAGACAATGTAATTCCGCACGAAAGCAGACCCGGTGATAAACAATTTACCGCTTACTTCATAAAACCGGTTGATGCATTTATTACCATGAGCGAAAAAGTAATGAAAGACCTGCGCCTGTTTACACAAAAAAAAGCGGTGCTAGTACCACATCCGCTGTATGATAATTTTGGCAACCAGGTAAGCAAAAGCGCAGCAAGACAACACCTCCATATCAATGAGTCAGATAATATTATCCTGTTTTTCGGCTTTATACGCCGTTATAAGGGCCTTGATATGTTGCTGCAGGCAATGGCTATTCTAAAAAACGATCCCAGGGCAAAACAGATCAGGCTCCTGGTAGCAGGAGAGTTTTATGAAGACCGAAAAACATACGATGATATTATTCAGCAGAATGATCTTGCAGGCCAACTTATTCTTCGTACAGATTTTATTGCAGACAGTGAAGTTAAATATTACCTGAGCGCAGCAGATTTTGTTATACAACCCTACCGCAATGCAACCCAAAGCGGTGTTACACCCCTTGCCTATCATTTCGAAAAACCAATGCTGGTAACCAATGTTGGCGGGCTGCCCGATCTTGTGCCAGATGGAAAAGCAGGTCTTATTGCAGAGCCCAACCCTGCTGATATCGCTTCACATATTCTTAAACTCTACGAATTAGGCGAAGACCATTTTTTGCCGCACCTTCGTTCAGAAAAAAAGAAGTATAGCTGGTCTGTATTGGTAGATACAATTAAAAACCTGACAACAGATTAAACAGGTTAACAGAATAGAAAAAATGATGGGCCCTGCTGTATTACTACTATGAGGCGGCTGTTGCGTCGCACTCTTGTACGGCAATAACATTACGGAGCAAACGCGAAGGTAAACGGGCAAAATCAGCATCTAAAACCACCAATGAATACAGAACGTTGGAACAATATATTAGCATTCGACTTAGACTTTCCGCAAGCTGAGTATGGATTCTCCGTTCGTCTTGCTAACGAAAACAACTGGAACAAAAATTTTACCCAAAAAGCGATAACCGAGTATAAAAAATTCATGTACCTGGCCGCAACGGCAGATGCAATGGTTTCTCCATCAGAGATCGTAGATACAGTCTGGCACCAACACCTCATTTTTACACAATCATACCAGGCGTTTTGCGCTATTCTTGGCAAGAACGTACAGCACATTCCATCTACAAAAAATAAAGCCGAATTTGAGAAATTTAAACTTGCGGCGGAAAGAACAACAAAGCTCTACAATGCCAGCTTTGGAGACCAGCCAAAAGAAATTTGGAGTGCGTTAACTATATATGACGGTTTGCATCTTGCAAAAGGCCGTGTGAAGATCAGGACAATACTTGTTATAGGTATTTTATCTTTTATAGCACTTGCCACACCATTTTATTTCCTGCTAAAACCACTGTATGTACAAATAGATAATCCTTATTTTTTGATTGGTTTTCTTGTGTTAACCACACTTACCTTGCTAGGCTTGGAAGCATTTAATAAAAGGCAATTCAAAAAAATAGTACAATATTTCGATAGAAATAATTTCATTTTCGATCTTCAGCCTTCCGAGCTGATCTATTTAAAATCAAGGCAGCTTACAAACGTTATTCATACATCTGTAAATGAGCTGATCAACAACAACGCACTGCGCGTTAATGAAAACGCAAGTATTGAGATGTCGGGGTTTGGTACTGCAGATACATTGGAACAATTGCAAATTGCAAACGAAGTAAATGATGCCGGTGTTATAACCTATCCTGCACTTTTAAAAAGGCTATTATTAAAACCTGTTTTTTATACCGTTGCCTCTTGCATGGATGCATTCCGGAAGTATGTAATACGGTCAGAAAAATTTACACACTTGTTTCTTGCAAACTTTACGGGCCTTCTGTTTTTACTAATGCTTGTGTTTACAAGGCTTGTAACAGGTGTATTAAGAGACAAACCTGTTACATTGATTATTTTGATTATTACAGTATTCATTGCTGTTATAGTGCTTTACCTTCACCGCTTAGTCAATAAACTATTCTCTACAACAATACCCGATTTATACAAGGCAACTGTATTGCCTAATATAGATACGAATGCAAACTGGCAGTGGCTGTACTTTTTGTCCGGCAATGTTGTATTGGCCGCTCCTACACTTGTATTGATCAATAGCCTGGAAAAGAATAAATATAACGGCGGAGATTCAACCGGCGGTTCTTCCTGTGGTTCCTCATGCGGCAGTTCATGCAGCAGTTGTGGCGGATGTGGCGGAGATTAGCTGCATAAATGCATACGCAGGAAGGCTGATAAATCAATAGCATACAAACCGTGACACACATGTATTTCGATAAAATGCAACGCTGCAGTCGCCATAAAAACCGAACGCATAAGTGAGTGACACAACAGACGATGCCACAACGTACAAGAGCAGGTAACATAAAAACGATTAGTGTAAGCATTTGCTTATAACTTAAAGCTTTTTTATATGATTTACAGAAGCAGAGCACCATTAAGAATCGGCCTTGCCGGTGGCGGCACAGACGTAAGCCCATACAGCGATGAATTTGGTGGCGCTATTCTGAATGCAACCATCTCGCATTACGCGCATGCAAATATTGAACCCATAGAAGGCAACGGTATTATTATACAGGCACTCGATCAAAAACAGGAGCAACGCTTTGAATGGAACAATCAATTGCCTGTTGATGGTAAGCTGGACCTGCTGAAAGGCGTTTACAACCGCATACAAAAAGATTATGGCCTGCCTATTACCAGTTTTCGCTTAAGCACATTTGTTGATGCGCCGGTTGGCAGTGGCCTTGGTACATCATCAACGCTGGCGGTAGCAGTAACCGGGGCTTTTACAGAAATGCTGAAGCTGCCATTGGGTGAATACGATATAGCACACTATGCCTACGATATTGAACGTAACGACCTGCAACTGGCAGGTGGTAAACAGGACCAGTATGCAGCCACGTTTGGCGGTGTAAACTTTATGGAATTTTATCACAACGATAAAGTGATCGTAAATCCACTTCGAATAAAGCAGGATTATTTAAGAGAGTTGGAAAATAACCTGGTATTGTACTTTACCTCTACGAGCCGCGAGTCTGCTACAATTATAAAGGAACAGCAGAAGAACGTTCAGCAAAAAAATGAAAAGTCTATCGGGGCCATGCACCAGTTGAAGGAACAGGCGAAGATGATGAAAGAAGCATTGCTCAAAGGAAGGCTGCATGAAATTGGAGAGATTCTTGATTACGGGTTTCAGCAAAAAAGAAACATGGCAAAAAACATTTCGAACGATGCCATAGAAGCACTGTATGAAGCAGTAAAAAAAGCGGGTGCAACAGGGGGGAAAATAAGTGGCGCAGGTGGCGGCGGGTTTATGATATTTTACTGCCCCGGCAACAGCAGGTACAAGGTTATTGAAACATTGAATAAATTTGGCGGCGAAGTAAAGCCTTACAGGTTTACGAAAGAAGGCCTGAGTACGTGGACCACTTTGTAGCGCAGTCTGTGGTGCCGTGTACTGAAGGTTTACAACGGGATCTTATATTTTTTTATAAAACAGTTATGAGCAAACGTATAAAAGAGATCATCAGCGCATCGATTGAAACAAAACAAAAAATACTGGCAGATGATGCCATGCTGCAACATATTTGCGATGCAGTAAATACTGTAACAGCAGCTTTCAGGAATGGTAAGAAAGTATTGTTTTGCGGTAATGGCGGCAGCGCAGCAGATGCACAACACCTGGCCGCTGAATTTTCGGGCAGGTTTTATAAAGACCGTGCGGCATTACCATCTGAAGCACTCCACTGCAACACATCTTATCTTACTGCGGTAGCAAATGATTACAGTTACGATGTGATCTATTCCCGTATTGTGGAAGGTACCGGTAATGCGGGAGATGTGCTGGTGGGGCTTAGTACATCCGGCAATTCGGGCAATATTGTAAAGGCGTTTGAAGCCGCCAAAGCAAAGAACATGATTACCATTGGTTTTACCGGTGAAAGCGGCGGAAAAATGAAGGAGCTAAGTGATTACCTTTTCAACGTGCCATCTAAAGACACACCGCGTATACAGGAAAGCCATATTATGATTGGCCACATTATCTGCGAACTGGTTGAAACAAAACTCTTCGGGTAAAAAAAGCGTGATGAAAATTACTGAAGCCATTATTCTTGCAGGTGGTTTAGGCACGCGCCTGAGAAGTGTTGTTCCTGAATTACCCAAATGCATGGCACCAGTAAATGGCAAACCTTTTATCACTTATGTCATTGATCATTTACTGCAGCAAGGCATAAACAGGTTTGTTTTGTCTTTGGGTTACAGGCACGACATCATCAGCCGGTTTATTGAAAGTAATTATGCGGGGCTGGACGTTGCGTTTTCCGTAGAGCAGGAACCGCTGGGCACCGGAGGCGCTACCCGCTACGCATGCCTGAAAACAGTTACGGAACATGTGATGCTGGCAAATGGCGATACACTTTTTAAAGTAAACATAGAAGCGGTTACCGGGGCTCACTTCGGGAATAATGCCAGTTGCACACTAAGCCTTAAGCCCATGCAGGATATTGACCGGTATGGAGTGGTTGAAGTGAATGATGATCTGTCTGTAAAATCATTCAAAGAGAAACAACCATATACAGCCGGCCTGGTAAACGGAGGTTTGTATGCCCTGGATACCAAAGCATTTTTAGCTGCTTACCTGCCGCTGAAGTTTTCTTTTGAAAAAGACTACCTCGAAGTTTTTTATACAACAGAGAAAATATTTGGTGTAGTACAGGATGAATATTTTATAGATATTGGCATACCGGAAGATTACAACAGGGCGCAGGCTGAATTGTAAGATGCCGTTTGTAACCCGTGCTGACGCATAGCCGGCAGTACAAGTGAGTGACACAACAAAAGCATAATAGCAGCAATGCAGCCGGCTTCCCAAAAAAGTATTTAACAAATGATCGATTACAAAACCATTGATAAAAGCTGGACGCTATTTTTAGACAGGGATGGTGTGATAAATGAAGACAAGGTTGGAAGTTATATTTTTAACAGGCATGAATTTGTTTTTATGCCCGGTGCTGAAGCTGCCATCAAAACTTTCTCAGATATATTTGGGCTTATTGTTATTGTAACCAACCAGCGTGGTATAGGCAAAGGTTTAATGACGACTGAAGATCTCGAAGACATACATGCATATATGCGCGAAGGCTTGTCAACGCTTGGCGGCAGGATTGACAAAGTATACTTTGCACCGGAATTGCACGATGATGGCCCTAACCGCAAACCATTAACGGGTATGGCTTTGCAGGCAAAAGCAGATTTTCCGCAGATCGATTTTGCCAGGAGCGTAATGGTTGGTAATAAACTGAGCGATATGGAATTTGGCAGGAATATTGGCGCTAAAACGATCTTTATTCCCTCTACTGATCCGCAGACGCCATTTCCTCATGCAATGATCGATGAAAGACTTGAAAGCTTATTTGAATTTTCTAAACGATTGGGTTCCTTAACGATATCCTAAGGTTAGCAGGCACAACAATAAATAAAGCACAACCACGTAGATAATAACATGACGGCAAAAACAGCATATCAGACTTTTCTTTTGCTACTATTTTTTTCCTGCGCTTTTAATGCACGGGCACAGGATAACAGGAAAGTTCTGGCAGGTATGGAAGACACGCTGAATTACTATTCCAAACAAATGGTAACAGCACAGGATGCTTCTGCACGCTTTTATGCTGACAGTGTGTTTATTAAAAAGTTTGTACAGGCGTTAAAAGTGCCCAATTCGTTCTCATACCCGTTCGATTCAATAAAGACGGTTTCAAAATTGTACGCGCCGGATAGCTCCTTCCGCATTTACACATGGGAAATACAAAAAGATGAAAGTTATTTTCGCCAGTATGGTGCATTGCAGATGCAGACGAAAGATGGTTCACTCAAACTCTTCCCGCTTTTTGACGGGAGCGATTATGCTGTAATACCAACAGATTCTGTACGGACAAACCGCAACTGGATCGGCGCTATTTATTACCAGGTGCTGATGAAAGAATTCAATGGCAAACGATACTATACGCTGCTTGGCCTGGATGACAATGATTTTTCCAGTACCCGCAAGTGGATTGAAGTGTTGCACTTCGACAACAATGGCCAGCCGGTATTTGGTGGCGATTTTTTTGTATATAAAAATGAACCCAATAAACCTGATAATCCTGTTGCAAGATTTTGTCTTGAATTTAAGAAAGACGGTAAAGCAAGACTAAACTACGATGCTGCGCTGGATGCCATTGTATTCGACCACCTGGTAAGTGAAACGGGCAATACGCAATATAAATATGATTTTATACCTGATGGTGATTACGAAGGTTTTAAATGGAGCAACGGCAAGTGGGTGCACGTTAGCAAACTATTTGCCGAGCAAAAGCTGAAAGACGGACAGGCGCCTGTACCTGTTCCGTTCCGGGATGACAATGGCAACCCGCTTCAATAGCCTACTGCAACAGCTCAGTTGTAAGTATTTCATTGCTTAGCAGTGCTCCAAATACCTGCCATTTTTTATCTGGCGAAACATCGCCGCCTTTCGCAGAAATGTATTGCGCCACCAGGTCTTTACCGTAATTGTAATTGATTACATAACTCCTGTTGCGGCGAATAAAATCTACAGACTTGCGTGCGGTTTCGTCATTCATCAAACAATAATCTTTTAGCCATTGCATTGCCTGCGCCTCGCTCATGGTGTTGCCCAATAAACCCCTGCCAACTTCATTACGTGCATAGTTTAATGCACCTTTTAGTTCCAATGCGGCAAAATAACGTGAGATGCCTGTTGTATCCAAACCTGCAAGCGGTAATAACGTTTGCCGGGCAAACGCTACTTTCTCCTGGCCGGGAAAAGCTACATCAATACCATAATTGGCACTTCCTTCTGCTATTAATGATTGCGGGCTAAACAGCGGATACAGCGAGATTTCCACCCAGCCTTTTTCGCGGTAAAGGTTTTTCTCCAGCAGCATATTGTACACGTGATGGCCCGGGTAACTTTCATGGCTGCCCACATCTATTGCACGGTCTATGAATATCTGCAGGTCTGTGTTTATCTGTATCACACTTTTATAATTGCCTTTATACCAGTTATAGCCGCTCCATGGTTTATTGGTTACATACTCCAGTATAAAACTTTCTTCTTTGGGTAGATCGTAGTGCTGTAAGGTTCTTTCGCGGCATGCAGCAATGGCTGTTTTAAAAACCGTATCCAGCTTGTCTTTGGGAATAATAAACCTGTTTGCAAGCTCTTGAAAACGATCGTTGATGCTGCCACTGCCGGGCAGTAAATGGTCAAGCTTTGCGATTATTTCACGGTAATGCAATGAGTCGTATACAGGTGCCGTAACACCATAAAGATCCTTAGCTTCTTCATCAAAGCCGGCAGTATCACCTGCATAAATTTTTATACGTCTTTCAAAGGCTTT encodes the following:
- a CDS encoding glycosyltransferase; this encodes MQNVIIIGPAHPLRGGGLSSFNERLARAHQEAGDRVTIYTFSLQYPGFLFPGTSQYSSEPAPADLNIKVRINSVNPLNWISVGNEIKALQPDIVIVRYWLPFMGPSLGTILRRIKRNKHTKIIAIADNVIPHESRPGDKQFTAYFIKPVDAFITMSEKVMKDLRLFTQKKAVLVPHPLYDNFGNQVSKSAARQHLHINESDNIILFFGFIRRYKGLDMLLQAMAILKNDPRAKQIRLLVAGEFYEDRKTYDDIIQQNDLAGQLILRTDFIADSEVKYYLSAADFVIQPYRNATQSGVTPLAYHFEKPMLVTNVGGLPDLVPDGKAGLIAEPNPADIASHILKLYELGEDHFLPHLRSEKKKYSWSVLVDTIKNLTTD
- a CDS encoding glycine-rich domain-containing protein; this encodes MNTERWNNILAFDLDFPQAEYGFSVRLANENNWNKNFTQKAITEYKKFMYLAATADAMVSPSEIVDTVWHQHLIFTQSYQAFCAILGKNVQHIPSTKNKAEFEKFKLAAERTTKLYNASFGDQPKEIWSALTIYDGLHLAKGRVKIRTILVIGILSFIALATPFYFLLKPLYVQIDNPYFLIGFLVLTTLTLLGLEAFNKRQFKKIVQYFDRNNFIFDLQPSELIYLKSRQLTNVIHTSVNELINNNALRVNENASIEMSGFGTADTLEQLQIANEVNDAGVITYPALLKRLLLKPVFYTVASCMDAFRKYVIRSEKFTHLFLANFTGLLFLLMLVFTRLVTGVLRDKPVTLIILIITVFIAVIVLYLHRLVNKLFSTTIPDLYKATVLPNIDTNANWQWLYFLSGNVVLAAPTLVLINSLEKNKYNGGDSTGGSSCGSSCGSSCSSCGGCGGD
- a CDS encoding dehydrogenase, translated to MIYRSRAPLRIGLAGGGTDVSPYSDEFGGAILNATISHYAHANIEPIEGNGIIIQALDQKQEQRFEWNNQLPVDGKLDLLKGVYNRIQKDYGLPITSFRLSTFVDAPVGSGLGTSSTLAVAVTGAFTEMLKLPLGEYDIAHYAYDIERNDLQLAGGKQDQYAATFGGVNFMEFYHNDKVIVNPLRIKQDYLRELENNLVLYFTSTSRESATIIKEQQKNVQQKNEKSIGAMHQLKEQAKMMKEALLKGRLHEIGEILDYGFQQKRNMAKNISNDAIEALYEAVKKAGATGGKISGAGGGGFMIFYCPGNSRYKVIETLNKFGGEVKPYRFTKEGLSTWTTL
- a CDS encoding D-sedoheptulose-7-phosphate isomerase — its product is MSKRIKEIISASIETKQKILADDAMLQHICDAVNTVTAAFRNGKKVLFCGNGGSAADAQHLAAEFSGRFYKDRAALPSEALHCNTSYLTAVANDYSYDVIYSRIVEGTGNAGDVLVGLSTSGNSGNIVKAFEAAKAKNMITIGFTGESGGKMKELSDYLFNVPSKDTPRIQESHIMIGHIICELVETKLFG
- a CDS encoding nucleotidyltransferase family protein translates to MKITEAIILAGGLGTRLRSVVPELPKCMAPVNGKPFITYVIDHLLQQGINRFVLSLGYRHDIISRFIESNYAGLDVAFSVEQEPLGTGGATRYACLKTVTEHVMLANGDTLFKVNIEAVTGAHFGNNASCTLSLKPMQDIDRYGVVEVNDDLSVKSFKEKQPYTAGLVNGGLYALDTKAFLAAYLPLKFSFEKDYLEVFYTTEKIFGVVQDEYFIDIGIPEDYNRAQAEL
- a CDS encoding D-glycero-alpha-D-manno-heptose-1,7-bisphosphate 7-phosphatase codes for the protein MIDYKTIDKSWTLFLDRDGVINEDKVGSYIFNRHEFVFMPGAEAAIKTFSDIFGLIVIVTNQRGIGKGLMTTEDLEDIHAYMREGLSTLGGRIDKVYFAPELHDDGPNRKPLTGMALQAKADFPQIDFARSVMVGNKLSDMEFGRNIGAKTIFIPSTDPQTPFPHAMIDERLESLFEFSKRLGSLTIS